From Thermomonas sp. XSG, one genomic window encodes:
- the ung gene encoding uracil-DNA glycosylase: MDAAAALQLEPSWKARVGDWFAREDMRALSAFLRQRKAAGARIYPPGRDIFAAFDATPFDAVKVVILGQDPYHGAGQAHGLCFSVLPGVPVPPSLLNIYKELERDTGFIRPDHGCLLPWARRGVLLLNSVLTVEDGKPGSHQGRGWEGFTDHVVDVLNRECEQLVFLLWGSYAQKKGAVIDGRRHRVLKAPHPSPLSAHRGFLGCGHFSAANQYLTRCGKTPIDWTLPPRALLTTT, encoded by the coding sequence ATGGACGCCGCCGCCGCGCTGCAACTGGAACCGAGCTGGAAGGCGCGCGTGGGCGACTGGTTCGCGCGCGAAGACATGCGCGCACTGTCCGCCTTCCTGCGCCAGCGCAAAGCCGCCGGCGCGCGCATCTACCCGCCCGGCAGGGACATCTTCGCCGCCTTCGACGCCACGCCGTTCGACGCGGTGAAGGTGGTCATCCTCGGCCAGGATCCGTACCACGGCGCCGGGCAGGCGCACGGGCTGTGCTTTTCGGTGCTGCCGGGGGTGCCGGTGCCGCCGTCGCTGCTGAACATCTACAAGGAGCTGGAGCGCGATACCGGCTTCATCCGTCCCGACCACGGTTGCCTGCTGCCGTGGGCGCGGCGCGGCGTGCTGCTGCTCAACAGCGTGCTGACGGTGGAGGACGGCAAGCCCGGCAGCCACCAGGGCCGCGGCTGGGAAGGGTTCACCGACCACGTGGTGGACGTGCTCAACCGCGAGTGCGAGCAATTGGTGTTCCTGCTCTGGGGCAGCTACGCGCAGAAGAAGGGCGCGGTGATCGACGGACGCCGCCATCGCGTGCTGAAGGCGCCGCACCCGTCGCCGCTGTCGGCGCACCGCGGCTTCCTCGGCTGCGGCCATTTCTCGGCCGCCAACCAATACCTGACCCGTTGCGGAAAGACCCCGATCGACTGGACTCTGCCGCCGCGGGCGCTGCTCACGACGACCTGA
- a CDS encoding thiamine phosphate synthase yields the protein MSRLDPFYPVVDGAAWVQRLLPLGTKLVQLRIKDATQAQLQTEIHAALAACRAHAAQLVVNDHWQLALEAGADFVHLGQEDLDEADLPVLRRRDIRVGLSTHDDAELERALSLAPDYIALGPVYPTTLKQMPWSPQGLPRIGEWKRKIGALPLVAIGGITLQRAQGCFDAGADVVALVSDITRHPDPEAQTKAWLQATRGRA from the coding sequence ATGAGCCGGCTCGATCCGTTCTACCCGGTAGTCGACGGCGCCGCATGGGTGCAGCGTCTGCTGCCGCTGGGGACGAAGCTGGTGCAGCTGCGGATCAAGGACGCCACGCAGGCGCAACTGCAAACGGAGATCCATGCCGCGCTGGCCGCCTGCCGCGCACACGCCGCGCAGCTGGTAGTCAACGACCACTGGCAGCTGGCGCTGGAGGCCGGCGCGGACTTCGTCCACCTCGGCCAGGAAGACCTCGATGAGGCCGACCTGCCGGTGCTGCGTCGGCGCGACATCCGCGTTGGCCTCAGCACCCATGACGATGCCGAACTGGAACGTGCGTTGTCGCTGGCGCCGGACTACATCGCGCTGGGCCCGGTGTATCCCACCACGCTGAAACAGATGCCGTGGTCGCCGCAGGGACTGCCGCGCATTGGCGAATGGAAACGCAAAATCGGTGCGCTGCCGCTGGTGGCGATTGGCGGCATCACCCTGCAGCGCGCGCAGGGCTGTTTCGACGCGGGTGCCGACGTGGTTGCGCTGGTCAGCGATATCACCCGCCATCCCGATCCCGAGGCGCAAACCAAAGCCTGGCTGCAGGCCACGCGGGGCCGCGCATGA
- the thiD gene encoding bifunctional hydroxymethylpyrimidine kinase/phosphomethylpyrimidine kinase, whose protein sequence is MKPLALSIAGSDSCGGAGIQADLAAFAALGVRGATAITAVTAQNRSGVRAVQVLPATLVREQVDAVFEEEPVRAVKLGMLAEASIIEAVAASLRQHRAAAVVIDPVMIASSGARLLRTDAVAMLRRELLPLADCLTPNLDEAAALLDVPRARDEAQMLAQGRALLALGPRAVLMKGGHAPLAEAVDLLVQPQSAQRFAAPWIIGADGHGSGCTLSAAVAAGLALGDGLEVAVGAAKRHLGSWLGERFRSS, encoded by the coding sequence ATGAAGCCGCTGGCGCTGAGCATCGCCGGCTCCGATTCCTGCGGCGGTGCCGGCATCCAGGCCGACCTCGCTGCATTCGCCGCGCTGGGCGTGCGCGGCGCCACCGCGATCACCGCGGTCACCGCGCAGAACCGCAGCGGCGTGCGCGCGGTGCAGGTGTTGCCGGCCACGCTGGTGCGCGAGCAGGTCGATGCGGTGTTCGAGGAAGAGCCGGTGCGCGCGGTCAAGCTGGGCATGCTGGCCGAGGCGTCGATCATCGAAGCGGTGGCGGCCAGCCTGCGCCAGCATCGCGCCGCCGCGGTCGTCATCGATCCGGTGATGATCGCCAGCTCCGGCGCGCGGCTGCTGCGCACCGACGCGGTGGCCATGCTGCGCCGCGAGCTGTTGCCGCTGGCCGATTGCCTGACCCCCAATCTCGATGAAGCGGCCGCGTTGCTGGACGTGCCGCGCGCGCGCGACGAGGCGCAGATGCTGGCGCAGGGCCGCGCACTGCTGGCGCTGGGGCCGCGCGCGGTGCTGATGAAGGGCGGCCACGCGCCGCTGGCCGAGGCGGTGGACCTGCTGGTGCAGCCGCAGTCGGCGCAGCGTTTCGCCGCGCCGTGGATCATCGGTGCCGATGGCCACGGCAGCGGTTGCACGCTGTCGGCCGCGGTGGCGGCCGGGCTGGCGCTGGGGGACGGGCTGGAGGTGGCGGTGGGCGCCGCCAAGCGGCACCTGGGCAGCTGGCTGGGCGAACGCTTCAGGTCGTCGTGA
- the ubiE gene encoding bifunctional demethylmenaquinone methyltransferase/2-methoxy-6-polyprenyl-1,4-benzoquinol methylase UbiE encodes MDTAQDKAGTTHFGFRDVPVAQKQKLVAEVFTSVAGKYDLMNDAMSLGIHRLWKRFFVATTQVRKGDRVLDLAGGTGDIAALLKDRVGETGELVLGDINGDMLRVGRDRMTDRGFVRGFEYVQCNAECLPFPDASFDLVTMAFGLRNVTDKDAALREIARVLRPGGQARVLEFSEVQAEWFRPIYDFHSFKVLPKLGSLFAGDAESYQYLAESIRKHPPQRELKAMMEAAGLARCSYRNMSGGIVAIHTGYKV; translated from the coding sequence ATGGATACAGCCCAGGACAAAGCCGGCACCACCCACTTCGGTTTCCGCGACGTGCCGGTGGCCCAGAAGCAGAAGCTGGTCGCGGAGGTGTTCACCTCGGTGGCCGGCAAGTACGACCTGATGAACGATGCCATGAGCCTGGGCATCCACCGGCTGTGGAAGCGTTTCTTCGTCGCCACCACGCAGGTACGCAAGGGCGACCGCGTGCTGGACCTGGCCGGCGGCACCGGCGACATCGCCGCGCTGCTGAAGGACCGAGTGGGCGAAACCGGTGAACTGGTGCTGGGCGACATCAACGGCGACATGCTGCGGGTGGGCCGCGACCGCATGACCGACCGCGGCTTCGTCCGCGGCTTCGAATACGTGCAGTGCAACGCCGAATGCCTGCCCTTCCCCGACGCCAGCTTCGACCTGGTGACAATGGCCTTCGGCCTGCGCAACGTGACCGACAAGGACGCCGCGCTGCGCGAAATCGCGCGCGTGCTGCGCCCGGGCGGGCAGGCACGGGTGCTGGAGTTTTCCGAAGTGCAGGCCGAGTGGTTCAGGCCGATCTACGATTTCCACTCGTTCAAGGTGCTGCCGAAGCTGGGCAGCCTGTTCGCCGGCGACGCCGAGAGCTACCAGTACCTGGCCGAGTCGATCCGCAAGCATCCGCCGCAGCGCGAGCTCAAGGCGATGATGGAAGCGGCCGGGCTGGCGCGCTGCAGCTACCGCAACATGAGCGGCGGCATCGTCGCCATCCACACCGGCTACAAGGTCTGA
- a CDS encoding GspE/PulE family protein, whose amino-acid sequence MQSPHSHQPLLIADDPALDAYMADVHGKNFASRRDGGIALADWLASGDDAEERSYRHAERLGLPLVRLPEVAVDPQVAALLRPEQARQLRVVPLRLHNGLLAAAMEDPTSQQAMAALEFATAHHVLPMVASARGIREAIAHSYDLAEDRETVRQLGLDPHAAGIESEAEANRLAREQPIVRLVHGLIADAVARRASDIHLRPGEHDTDVLFRIDDELVPVRSLMRALHPAAISRVKVLGAMNLAEHRLPQDGRTSFVLDNGGKVDLRISILPTVNGESAVVRLLDPREGLWNLDQLGLSEADKLRVDDVMTRSHGMFLTTGPTGCGKSTTLYAMLLEMRKQRINILTIEDPVEFHIAEIQQMQVNRAAGFTFASAMRNFLRHDPDVIMVGEIRDRETAGIAVESALTGHLMLSTLHTNTAATTVTRLLDLGVEPYLLRASLLAVMSQRLVRLTCAHCREVEQVPARIREALGVAADDVFHAGRGCAQCEGLGVHGRRAVYELLVMSPRLRELVVPGAEADTIHRVAVEEGMVPITQAAVALARSGEISLSEAWRVRAD is encoded by the coding sequence ATGCAATCACCCCATTCGCACCAGCCCTTGCTGATCGCCGACGATCCCGCGCTGGACGCCTACATGGCCGACGTGCACGGCAAGAATTTCGCGTCGCGACGTGACGGCGGGATCGCGCTGGCGGACTGGCTTGCCAGCGGCGACGACGCCGAGGAGCGCAGCTACCGCCATGCCGAGCGCCTGGGCCTGCCGCTGGTGCGGCTGCCCGAGGTGGCGGTGGACCCGCAGGTGGCGGCATTGCTGCGGCCCGAGCAGGCGCGCCAGCTGCGGGTGGTGCCGCTGCGCCTGCACAACGGCCTGCTGGCCGCGGCGATGGAAGACCCCACCAGCCAGCAGGCGATGGCCGCGCTGGAGTTCGCCACCGCCCACCACGTGCTGCCGATGGTGGCCAGCGCACGCGGCATCCGCGAGGCGATCGCCCACAGCTACGACCTGGCCGAGGACCGCGAAACCGTGCGCCAGCTAGGCCTGGATCCGCATGCGGCCGGCATCGAGAGCGAGGCCGAGGCCAACCGGCTGGCACGCGAGCAGCCGATCGTGCGGCTCGTGCACGGCCTGATCGCCGATGCGGTGGCACGCCGCGCCTCCGACATCCACCTGCGCCCGGGCGAGCACGACACCGACGTGCTGTTCCGCATCGACGACGAGCTGGTGCCGGTGCGCAGCCTGATGCGCGCCCTGCATCCGGCCGCGATCAGCCGGGTGAAGGTGCTGGGTGCGATGAACCTGGCCGAACACCGGCTACCGCAGGACGGCCGCACCAGTTTCGTCCTCGACAACGGCGGCAAGGTCGACCTGCGCATCTCGATCCTGCCGACGGTGAACGGCGAAAGCGCGGTGGTGCGCCTGCTGGACCCGCGCGAGGGCCTGTGGAACCTCGACCAGCTGGGCCTGAGCGAGGCCGACAAGCTGCGCGTGGACGACGTGATGACGCGCAGCCACGGCATGTTCCTGACCACCGGCCCCACCGGCTGCGGCAAGTCCACCACCCTGTACGCGATGCTGCTGGAGATGCGCAAGCAGCGCATCAACATCCTCACCATCGAGGACCCGGTGGAGTTCCACATCGCCGAGATCCAGCAGATGCAGGTCAACCGCGCGGCCGGCTTCACCTTCGCCAGCGCGATGCGCAACTTCCTGCGCCATGACCCGGACGTGATCATGGTGGGCGAAATCCGCGACCGCGAGACCGCCGGCATCGCGGTGGAAAGCGCGCTCACCGGCCACCTGATGCTGAGCACGCTGCATACCAACACCGCGGCGACCACCGTCACCCGCCTGCTGGACCTGGGTGTGGAGCCCTACCTGCTGCGCGCCAGCCTGCTGGCGGTGATGTCGCAGCGGCTGGTGCGCTTGACCTGCGCGCACTGCCGCGAGGTCGAGCAGGTGCCCGCGCGCATCCGCGAGGCGCTGGGCGTGGCGGCCGACGACGTGTTCCATGCCGGACGCGGTTGCGCCCAGTGCGAGGGGCTGGGCGTGCACGGGCGGCGCGCGGTCTACGAGCTGCTGGTGATGAGCCCGCGCCTGCGCGAACTGGTGGTGCCCGGGGCCGAGGCCGACACCATCCACCGTGTCGCGGTGGAGGAAGGCATGGTGCCGATCACCCAGGCCGCGGTGGCACTGGCGCGCAGTGGCGAGATCTCGCTGTCGGAAGCGTGGCGGGTGCGCGCGGACTGA